From Phragmitibacter flavus, the proteins below share one genomic window:
- a CDS encoding YncE family protein, producing the protein MTLALLATPAHAVVFYYTHGKEGDGGLARIAVHDQTGQWQGHQTIEGPGLDQPKKLAITKDGGHAVVTSDESDRVWFYQLGGTPKFHKELQLGGETTDIALVDNKLMLTAGEGFFYWIDPKQATIERTWNSEEQMSPSGRKGEDILFLPDKQVALVSFQKDSKKGKHMGSRLLVFDPKPFTPRHDLSLPRNRPELHIAADLREQGPNPELIFVAPKSNTIALTLDLYGALAFADLDAALKGEWKNLEYVSTALDGAWGTSFPDRGMQFEAGGRERLLVSNASDNGGLVLVNLKERKITQTFPAQAGAEHPIWLPTAKKAVTVISGKVKARGSSGLSNEISGTSNELLVFDLAPLEAGGEATMETIEFEGPVTRVEPVSESSNQLLLLLVGAEGAQQWMVYDLATRSVKHREAPKGVVSRIEAWRPQR; encoded by the coding sequence ATGACCTTGGCACTTCTTGCCACGCCAGCCCATGCCGTGGTTTTCTATTATACGCACGGCAAGGAGGGTGACGGAGGTCTTGCACGCATCGCCGTTCATGACCAAACCGGGCAGTGGCAGGGTCATCAAACCATCGAAGGCCCCGGCCTTGACCAGCCGAAGAAGCTGGCCATCACCAAAGACGGTGGCCATGCCGTTGTGACTTCCGATGAATCCGACCGCGTGTGGTTTTACCAGCTTGGCGGCACTCCCAAATTCCACAAAGAGCTGCAACTTGGCGGGGAAACCACCGACATCGCTTTGGTCGACAACAAACTGATGCTCACCGCTGGGGAAGGTTTCTTTTATTGGATTGACCCCAAGCAAGCAACCATCGAGAGGACATGGAATTCAGAGGAACAGATGTCGCCGTCCGGTCGCAAGGGGGAGGACATCCTTTTCTTGCCGGACAAGCAGGTGGCTTTGGTGAGTTTCCAGAAGGACAGCAAAAAAGGCAAGCATATGGGCAGCCGTTTGTTAGTTTTTGACCCAAAACCATTCACCCCTCGGCACGATCTTTCCCTGCCGCGCAACCGCCCGGAATTGCACATCGCCGCTGACCTGCGTGAACAGGGGCCGAATCCGGAACTCATTTTTGTGGCACCGAAAAGCAACACGATTGCCCTGACGCTAGATTTGTATGGGGCGCTGGCCTTTGCCGACCTCGACGCCGCGCTGAAGGGTGAATGGAAGAATCTGGAGTATGTATCGACCGCGCTGGACGGGGCTTGGGGCACGTCATTTCCAGACCGGGGCATGCAGTTCGAGGCGGGAGGAAGGGAGCGCTTGCTGGTCAGCAATGCCTCCGACAATGGCGGGCTCGTCCTGGTGAATTTGAAGGAACGCAAGATCACGCAAACCTTTCCTGCACAGGCGGGCGCAGAGCATCCGATCTGGCTGCCGACGGCGAAGAAAGCGGTGACGGTGATTTCCGGCAAGGTGAAAGCACGAGGCAGTTCCGGTTTGAGCAATGAAATCTCCGGCACCAGCAATGAGCTGTTGGTCTTCGATCTCGCACCGCTGGAAGCGGGTGGAGAAGCCACCATGGAAACGATTGAGTTTGAAGGTCCGGTGACGCGGGTGGAACCCGTCTCCGAAAGCTCAAATCAACTTTTGCTGCTTCTTGTCGGTGCGGAAGGTGCGCAGCAATGGATGGTCTATGACCTCGCCACCCGCAGCGTCAAACACCGGGAGGCTCCCAAGGGGGTCGTGTCCCGAATCGAAGCTTGGCGTCCGCAACGCTGA
- a CDS encoding type IV pilus modification PilV family protein has protein sequence MQNLFISSPICRFSERGQSDQHCLLKAAEANCSIEVKGAVISQVMSVRLQMRRGFTLMEVVVTLGIFALFVGVLGLFPQLMNVSAESAIETRAAHIAQQVVRDLVPALHTLPPVDSESTDPDGHPPSVVPYGTIVSEVTIDGGQVETVDLRESGVHTGHYDLEGLPVAVDDVNARLRVEVKITPEANRIGICQVEVRVRSLSASPETPAHRFFTKATFPRKEGS, from the coding sequence ATGCAGAACCTTTTCATCAGTTCACCAATTTGCCGATTTTCCGAGAGAGGGCAATCCGATCAGCATTGCCTCCTGAAGGCGGCTGAAGCCAATTGCAGCATAGAAGTTAAGGGAGCTGTAATATCTCAGGTTATGTCTGTTAGGCTACAGATGCGGAGGGGCTTTACCCTGATGGAGGTTGTTGTTACCTTGGGCATCTTCGCATTGTTTGTCGGCGTGCTGGGACTGTTTCCACAGCTAATGAATGTGTCCGCTGAGTCCGCCATCGAGACCCGTGCTGCCCATATCGCCCAGCAAGTGGTGCGTGATTTGGTGCCCGCCTTGCACACCTTGCCGCCAGTGGATTCAGAATCGACGGACCCGGACGGACACCCGCCCTCGGTGGTGCCCTATGGAACTATTGTCAGCGAGGTGACCATTGACGGTGGGCAGGTGGAAACGGTGGACTTGCGTGAGTCAGGGGTTCACACCGGTCACTATGACCTTGAGGGACTGCCCGTTGCAGTAGATGACGTCAACGCCCGGTTGAGAGTCGAGGTGAAAATCACCCCGGAGGCGAATCGCATCGGAATTTGCCAGGTCGAGGTGCGAGTGCGCTCCCTTAGCGCTTCCCCTGAAACTCCCGCCCATCGCTTTTTCACCAAGGCCACCTTTCCGAGAAAGGAGGGGTCGTAG
- a CDS encoding autotransporter-associated beta strand repeat-containing protein, whose amino-acid sequence MVRENSVNNRERNSNQNTIMKLNKFTSYLALIGLGVGAAISPSLRAQQPEPADTHGIKSGSAGPVITDPAEAIEIDFDDFDHSSTVNAAGSTLATLPTLPGGFYLLGTPKSSNLRYRGLSAGTEGSVPAGGFYSYGNDPDERSLGVLEGATSELRESRIGFKFENDTSANIDRILVKYDLELWRDGERRNRLRLRYSDVQSPLIEDEDNDDWSDIQLDVGAVVNNESDATANGVSATGTALILLNDSGDHRSALADGDVGWLRWQYSSTSGEDSGTRDGLGLDNVVVQALKSGTDYVWTGATEDIWSTSAAEWNIGTQVVWDNTDKNAKFNGSGQTPVNLASAGATAVDLIVEANPSNFGTLGDYTIEPESGDPVLTLEGIVNNAVNVNVDVKLDVDDTQVPGLYKIGAGTLNLGAASNPFAGGLNILDGEVQLGIDGALNTTTPNLVNVSAGASLLVGDHTATVGGLTSVVGGTVELKPGSGGTKTFTINVADGLQALHRGALSGYADKVVKTGPGLQKFQTSTKTYYAKTLVEDGVLQLTENSGLPNTSEIKVTSGSGMQGEFYLYSDSTSNEDFSYPQSITLEGGYLRAETEGGATLLSGVALGAGDNRIYSSGGATHEFHIDGVISGTGDLRKQGTGFLYLNNASNTYTGETNINNGTIVVPATGSLGSGKLWLTDPDENRRLVLEAPTMGTKVVTVAGLEGNSPDLELELEQSGFIEVPDGVEFEIDQVASVDGEDEEIKPSYQGDFEGDGLIVKKGNGTTRLTRYVKTFEGDFIVEEGVLQVSADGQPTSAVSITVEQGGQLRLSSGVDDIGDIADATYNFGTPVVLKSTQREVSGVVVYPEEGFGVLGGLRFDPDTGIQYGALVSGIQVDAASDIHINGVDKVLTFSGALTGSAALSRTGGGTWVIEGDASGYTGVLTLSNGTTELSAAQVFGGSVVVNADELVVEADAEIQGDLTVANAAVIAYTADPNNIIIVGNDAALAAGAVIDFQGTGVPGTTYTVIVAGNSVSLGGAISVVNTPTAATVNNTGTDLEIQLAP is encoded by the coding sequence ATGGTTAGAGAAAACTCAGTCAATAATCGAGAGAGAAACTCAAATCAAAACACGATTATGAAACTTAACAAATTCACATCTTATCTGGCCCTCATCGGGCTGGGCGTAGGAGCGGCGATTTCGCCGTCTCTACGTGCTCAACAGCCTGAACCGGCTGACACCCACGGCATCAAAAGTGGGTCTGCCGGTCCAGTCATTACCGATCCGGCAGAGGCCATCGAAATCGATTTCGACGATTTTGATCATTCCTCGACCGTCAACGCGGCAGGATCAACGCTGGCCACTCTTCCGACATTGCCAGGCGGCTTCTACCTTCTGGGCACGCCCAAGTCATCAAATTTGAGGTATAGGGGCCTGAGCGCCGGCACTGAAGGTTCTGTTCCTGCCGGCGGTTTCTACTCCTATGGCAATGATCCTGATGAACGCTCCCTGGGCGTTCTGGAAGGGGCTACCAGTGAGCTGCGCGAATCCCGGATTGGTTTCAAATTCGAGAACGACACGAGTGCGAATATTGATCGTATTCTTGTCAAATACGACTTGGAACTTTGGCGCGACGGCGAACGCCGCAATCGCCTGCGTCTCCGCTATTCGGACGTCCAGAGCCCTCTGATCGAAGACGAAGACAATGACGACTGGAGCGACATCCAATTGGACGTTGGCGCGGTCGTCAACAATGAAAGCGACGCCACGGCCAACGGCGTCTCCGCCACTGGAACCGCTTTGATTCTCCTCAATGATTCTGGAGATCACCGCTCAGCATTGGCCGACGGCGACGTCGGTTGGCTGCGCTGGCAATACTCCTCCACGTCTGGAGAAGACAGCGGCACCCGCGACGGCCTCGGTTTGGACAATGTGGTGGTTCAGGCGTTGAAAAGCGGAACGGACTATGTCTGGACTGGTGCGACCGAAGACATTTGGAGCACCTCTGCTGCCGAGTGGAACATTGGCACTCAGGTTGTTTGGGACAACACCGATAAAAATGCCAAGTTCAATGGCAGCGGCCAAACCCCGGTGAATCTGGCTTCCGCCGGTGCCACCGCGGTCGACCTCATCGTGGAGGCCAATCCATCCAACTTCGGCACCTTGGGTGATTACACCATCGAGCCAGAGTCTGGTGATCCCGTGCTGACGCTTGAGGGCATCGTGAACAACGCCGTTAATGTTAACGTCGATGTCAAACTTGATGTGGATGACACTCAAGTCCCTGGCCTCTATAAGATCGGCGCTGGCACACTTAACTTGGGTGCAGCCAGCAACCCATTTGCTGGTGGCCTGAACATTCTGGACGGCGAAGTTCAGCTCGGAATTGACGGTGCGTTAAACACCACTACGCCTAACCTTGTGAACGTCAGCGCCGGAGCTAGCCTTCTGGTAGGCGACCACACCGCCACGGTTGGCGGTCTCACCAGCGTGGTCGGCGGAACGGTCGAGTTGAAGCCTGGATCAGGCGGAACGAAGACCTTCACGATAAACGTTGCAGATGGCCTACAGGCTCTCCATCGCGGCGCTTTGTCCGGCTATGCCGACAAAGTCGTGAAAACCGGTCCCGGCTTGCAGAAGTTCCAGACGAGCACCAAAACCTACTACGCCAAGACTCTTGTCGAGGACGGGGTGCTGCAATTGACGGAAAACAGCGGCCTGCCCAACACCTCGGAAATCAAGGTGACCAGCGGCAGCGGCATGCAAGGTGAGTTCTACCTCTACAGTGATTCCACGTCCAATGAGGACTTCAGCTACCCCCAGTCCATCACCCTTGAAGGTGGTTACCTGCGGGCGGAAACTGAAGGCGGTGCGACCTTGCTCAGCGGCGTCGCGCTTGGTGCTGGGGACAACCGCATCTACTCCAGCGGCGGAGCCACCCATGAGTTCCACATCGATGGCGTTATCAGCGGCACCGGTGACTTGCGCAAGCAAGGCACGGGTTTCCTCTACCTCAATAATGCTAGCAATACCTACACCGGTGAAACCAACATCAACAACGGCACGATCGTCGTCCCCGCCACGGGTTCGCTCGGCAGCGGCAAATTGTGGTTGACTGATCCTGATGAGAATCGCCGTCTGGTGCTGGAAGCGCCAACGATGGGCACCAAGGTGGTGACGGTGGCAGGCTTGGAAGGCAACTCCCCCGACCTCGAACTAGAACTGGAGCAATCCGGTTTCATCGAAGTGCCGGATGGCGTGGAGTTTGAGATTGACCAAGTGGCTTCCGTGGATGGTGAAGATGAGGAAATCAAACCTTCCTATCAGGGTGACTTCGAGGGAGATGGTTTGATCGTCAAAAAAGGCAATGGCACTACTAGGCTCACGCGCTACGTGAAAACCTTCGAAGGCGACTTCATCGTCGAGGAAGGCGTGCTACAGGTATCTGCGGACGGTCAACCCACCAGCGCTGTCAGCATTACGGTGGAGCAAGGAGGTCAGCTTCGCCTGTCCTCTGGCGTGGATGACATCGGTGATATTGCCGATGCCACCTATAACTTTGGCACTCCGGTGGTTCTGAAGAGCACTCAGCGCGAAGTCAGCGGCGTCGTCGTCTATCCAGAAGAGGGATTCGGCGTCCTCGGCGGTCTGCGTTTCGACCCAGACACGGGCATTCAGTATGGAGCGTTGGTTTCTGGCATCCAGGTGGACGCTGCCTCCGACATTCATATCAATGGTGTGGACAAAGTGCTCACCTTCAGCGGAGCTCTTACCGGATCGGCTGCCCTCAGCCGCACCGGTGGCGGGACATGGGTCATCGAAGGCGACGCTTCTGGTTACACAGGAGTATTAACGCTGAGCAATGGCACAACTGAGTTGAGCGCGGCTCAAGTGTTCGGGGGGAGCGTCGTGGTGAATGCCGACGAGTTGGTTGTGGAAGCGGACGCAGAAATCCAGGGCGATCTCACCGTGGCCAACGCTGCAGTCATCGCTTATACAGCGGATCCGAATAACATCATCATCGTTGGAAACGACGCCGCACTCGCTGCTGGTGCGGTTATCGACTTCCAAGGAACTGGCGTGCCCGGCACCACCTACACGGTGATTGTGGCAGGTAACTCTGTTAGTTTGGGAGGTGCGATCAGTGTAGTCAATACGCCGACAGCGGCAACAGTGAACAACACAGGCACCGATCTCGAAATTCAACTGGCTCCATAA